The Pseudomonas viciae genomic interval CATTCGTCTTCCCGTCAAACATGCGCTCGGAAGCCTTTGGTCTCTCGCTGGTTGAGGCTGCCATGTTCGGCAAGCCGATGATCACTTGCGAAATAGGCACAGGTACAAGCTTCATAAATCTGCATGGAAAAACGGGCCTGGTGGTCAAAGCGAATGACGTTCAAGCGCTCGCCGACGCTATAAATAGACTCGCTCACGAAACGACCGAATCAGAATGTTTTGGGAAGGCCGCTCGCCGCCGCTTCGAAGAGACTTTCTCGGGAATGATGATGAGCCGCGCGTACGCCGAGATGTACCAGGACATGATGTCTGGTGGAAAGCCAAAATAGCTAACACCGGCAGGCCGTAGCCCATCGACTTATCCAATGTAACAGCCATCCAGCTGTGTGGAATTTTATGGAACACTTGAATATAAAATCGCAGACTGATCAAGCGCAGAAGCTCCCCAAGCTCTTAATCATTTCCAGTTATCATCGAGCGTGTGGAATCGCGCAATACGTTGAATTCCTGGAGCTTCCTTTACGACAACAGAATGACTTCGATATAGAAATCGCGTCTTTGCCTGTTGATCTTCTCAGGTCCCAATCACCCTATGCAAAACGGGCGGCGCGAGCTGAATTTAATGTCCTCCTGCAAAAGGTTGAGCGAGCAGAGGTTATTAACATTCAATTCGAACCTGGCCTTCTGGGTTTCTCACCAACCCAGATTTGGCGCAACCTGAACGCTATCATTAGCAAAAGCAAAAAAGTGATTATCACTTACCATACAGTCCCCCCTTTGGACAGCCCGAAGCTCCACTTCAGTCGGAGGGGTGTAATTGACTACTTGCGAACGTGGCGAGGCAACTACGTATTTGACAGGCTATTTGCAAAAGTTCGAAAGAGCCCCGAAAAATTTCACCACATTGTTCAAACCGCGCGCGAAGCAAAGAACTTTGCATTACTGGGTGTTCGCAAAGACAGCATTACGCACCAGCCCCTTGCTTTCATCAGTAAGGACGTTAGAGAACACATGGATCACGATGACGCCAAGTCAGTAATTCTGGCGCAGATGAACATCAGCAGCAGCGCTACATTGGTGGGTTGCTTCGGATTTTTGTCACCCTATAAGGGCATCGAAATCGCAATCAGAGCCTTGAGCGCATTATCCGATGACCACCATTTACTCGTGGTAGGTGGCTTGCATCCCGAGGGAATCGACAAGGGAAGCGTTGAAGCACCCTATATCCAAAAACTACTCAAAGTCATCAGGAAGCATCCGGGATTGAGCAAACGAGTTCATTTTTGCGGTGCACTTGATAATGAAGAATTCAATCAGGTTATGTTGGCCTGCGACGCGGTGGTGCTGCCGTACGCGGAGGTGGGCCAGACGTCGTCAGGCCCAGCGGCTCTGGCACTGGACATGGGCCGTCCCCTATATTGCTCCCACACGAAGTGTTTCGGTGAGCTGAATCGGTATCAGCCCGGTGCGGTTTCTTTTTTTGAAATCGGCAACCATATGGAGTTGGCGGAGAAGCTGTTGCTGGCCGACGGTGACAGCCCCAGTCGCATCAACGCTCGGAAAAGTTATCTTGAAAAATTTAGCGTCGAGCATCGTTCAGCCAGTTACCTAGCTGCCGCGAAGCAGCTGATCATGGAGAACTAAACTCCATGTTAAAGCGCAACCAATGGCGATGGATTGAACGTGACTTCTTCACAGATGTGCGTGTTCTCGTGTCACAACGAAAACTGGCGTGGCAGCTTTATTTGGCGGACGTTGCGGAAAACAAACGCAATTCGGGACTGGGGCTCATTGCGCCCTTCATCTCGGTATTAATCCACGTTCTCCTTTTGGGCTCCGTCATGGGGCTCGTTTTTAACGAACCCTTGGTAGAGTTCATTCCATTCTTCGCCGTATCATTTTCCATCTGGCAAGGTATTTCGATTTTCGTCTCAGACATATCCTACTCCAACGATAAGGCCATGCGTTACATATCGTTCCCCAACATCTCAGGCTTCATAAGCAATCTTGTTTCAACATACGAATTTACCGTTGCTCTGCTGCTCAAGATCTGCGGATCGTTTGTCATTATTTTTTTTGTGAACCCGGAAATCGTATTCGCCGCTAACTATTTAGCGTTCGTTGCAGGGTTAATTTTGCTGACGCTGGTTTTGTTCACTTGGTCCCTTCCCCTCGCGTACCTCTTCGACAGGGTAAGAATCCTTCGGGGATTTTTGCCGCAAATCCTATTTGCGATATACCTATTGACGCCGATTCTGTGGGCCCCCGATCGTCTTAAGTCTCACAGGTGGCTTGTAGATTTTAATCCAATTTTCCATCTCATAGAGTTGGCTCGAGCCCCTATTATTGATGGAGGTTTCCCCCTGGTCTCGATTTTCATTAGCCTCGGGTTGATAGCGATGGGAATTATCATGTCGTATCTCCTTTTTCCGGTAAACCGCTGCCTTGTTGTCTACAGATGGATGTCCTAGCATGGATACTGCAGATATCGTCGTTCGGATTTGTAACGCCACTGTCGAAATACCTTTGAGAGGAGTCAAGCAAGAGGTCGTTGGTACAGACCCTCGGATCATTCGCCGGAAGAATGGGGCCATCGTATTACGGGCGCTGGAAAACATATCCCTTGAAGTCCGCCGAGGTGAACGCATTGGTATTGTCGGCGGAAACGGTAACGGAAAGACCACTCTTCTCAAGCTCATCGGAGGGATGCTGCCTGTGGCGTCAGGCTCGGTGGAAGTCCACGGATCCATACGCACTTTGCTTACCATCGGTGCGGGTACGGTGCCCGCACTGACAGGGAGACAGAACGTTAAGATGCGCTATGCCCTTCTTGGGATTAAAAGCATCACGGAGTCGGAATATGTTTCCGACGTTGAAGCATTCTCAGACATTGGTGCGTTCTTCGACATGCCCTTAGGGACTTATTCCCCAGGCATGTACAGTCGCATCCAATTTGCCATGAGCACGGTAGAACCGGCAGATATCCTCCTGTTGGACGAATGGATTGGTGTTGCTGATCAAGCCTTCCAAAACAAGGCCAATGATCGTCTTGAAAGCTACATTCAGAGAAATGAAGGCTTTCTATTTGCTTCACATAATGAAGAGCTGTTGAAACGCATGACAAGTCGCACCATTCGTCTTGTCAACGGCAGGCTTGAGGCGAATCAAGATTTGGAATTGCACATGGAACGTTGCCCAAGTCGAAGCAACATTTGAAGCGTCCACTTTATTAACTAATCGACGAGAAACGAGGGGAACGATTTGGCCGGCAACCGAATAAAGATGCTAATTGAAGGTATGAAAAATACAGTGAAGTTTGCCCTGCACGGACGGGAGGCCATCGACAACATAGACCTCTCCGTTCGGGAGATCGATCGAAAAATTAACGAAATACGTTCGAGCCTTCCAAACGATCACAGCGTTTCTTATCTAGGTCGTGATCTCTGTCTGGTTAGAACCCGATGGGGAGGGTACGTCGTCGTGCCATCCTACAATGTTGATGTGGCAGTAGGTATTATTCGTGACGGTGTGCATGAACCTTGGACAACTCGGTTAGTGCAAGAAAAGCTGAAGCTCGGCGATACCTATGTCAACGTCGGTTCAAATTTTGGTTACTACACCAGCCTGGGCGGCTTAATTGTCGGCAACAAGGGCAAAGTGTTCTCATTTGAAGCGAATCCCGTAGTTTTTGCCATTCTGCTAAAAACGATAATGTATGCCGGCATCCCCGATCGAACGACCGTGTTCAATCGAGCGGTTTTTCG includes:
- a CDS encoding glycosyltransferase; the protein is MEHLNIKSQTDQAQKLPKLLIISSYHRACGIAQYVEFLELPLRQQNDFDIEIASLPVDLLRSQSPYAKRAARAEFNVLLQKVERAEVINIQFEPGLLGFSPTQIWRNLNAIISKSKKVIITYHTVPPLDSPKLHFSRRGVIDYLRTWRGNYVFDRLFAKVRKSPEKFHHIVQTAREAKNFALLGVRKDSITHQPLAFISKDVREHMDHDDAKSVILAQMNISSSATLVGCFGFLSPYKGIEIAIRALSALSDDHHLLVVGGLHPEGIDKGSVEAPYIQKLLKVIRKHPGLSKRVHFCGALDNEEFNQVMLACDAVVLPYAEVGQTSSGPAALALDMGRPLYCSHTKCFGELNRYQPGAVSFFEIGNHMELAEKLLLADGDSPSRINARKSYLEKFSVEHRSASYLAAAKQLIMEN
- a CDS encoding ABC transporter permease, whose protein sequence is MLKRNQWRWIERDFFTDVRVLVSQRKLAWQLYLADVAENKRNSGLGLIAPFISVLIHVLLLGSVMGLVFNEPLVEFIPFFAVSFSIWQGISIFVSDISYSNDKAMRYISFPNISGFISNLVSTYEFTVALLLKICGSFVIIFFVNPEIVFAANYLAFVAGLILLTLVLFTWSLPLAYLFDRVRILRGFLPQILFAIYLLTPILWAPDRLKSHRWLVDFNPIFHLIELARAPIIDGGFPLVSIFISLGLIAMGIIMSYLLFPVNRCLVVYRWMS
- a CDS encoding ABC transporter ATP-binding protein, which gives rise to MDTADIVVRICNATVEIPLRGVKQEVVGTDPRIIRRKNGAIVLRALENISLEVRRGERIGIVGGNGNGKTTLLKLIGGMLPVASGSVEVHGSIRTLLTIGAGTVPALTGRQNVKMRYALLGIKSITESEYVSDVEAFSDIGAFFDMPLGTYSPGMYSRIQFAMSTVEPADILLLDEWIGVADQAFQNKANDRLESYIQRNEGFLFASHNEELLKRMTSRTIRLVNGRLEANQDLELHMERCPSRSNI